tcgagtcgcatccggtgacggttgtgacatccttccctctcgatgaggtcatccaaaactgggatgccatgggaagaatcacgaagtgggcactcgagctgttgggtcaaggcatttcgtatgccccctagacagccatcaagtcccaagtgctggctgatttcattgtagagtggaccgagatccaaatgccgccagcagtcatcgaccaagagtattagacgatgtactttgatggatcgctgatgaagaaaggcgttgGTGCGGGGTTGGTCATCTTTTCGCCCCTTGGGATACGCATGAGGTACACagtttgcatccatttcccctcctccaacaatgtggctgaatatgaggcactcatcaatagcCTACGCAtagccatcgagttgggtatccaacGGCTTGACGTctggggcgactcctagctggtcatcgaccaagtcatgaaggaatcaagctaccacaatgccaagatggttgcgtaTTGCCAAGAATtccgccagctggaggacaagtttgacggtcttgagctcaatcacatcccaaggcgtctcAACAAGGCGGCCGACGTGCTAGCAAAAATGACATCCAGTCGAGAGCCGGTGCCGACGTgtgtctttgccagcgatcagtACAAACCCTCAGTCCACTATGAGGAGCCAGAACAGACCGGTGATAGGCCACCTGCCCTGGGCTCAGGGGCTAATCAGTTGttggctccatctgaccctggagtcatggagcttgacgaggatccagcgatagagcctgaccctctggccaactagaggatgccttacctcgactacctcctccgtgaggcgctGCCGatagacaaaatggaggctcggtggctcgcgCGTTGTGCCAAGTCCTTTATCGTCATTAAGGGTGAACTCTATAGgcaaagccacactaggatcctacagcgctgcatccccatcgaacatgggaagcgtttgctgagtgatatccatggtggggtctgcgggcaccatgccgcacctaggaccctggtcggaaacatgttccgacaaggcttctactggccaaccatagTAGCCGATGCTGAACAGATTGTGTGCACCTGTGAAGGGTCTCAATACTATGCTCAGTAGACCCACctatcggcccaagcactccaaacgatccctatcacatggtcgttcatggtctgggggctcaatctgGTTGGATCACTTGGCGGCtatacaaagtggatagaggctcgaccgatctccgtgatcaagtctgagcaagccgtgctattcttcaTTGATATCGTCCATCATTTTGGggtcccgaactccattatcatggacaacggcacatagttcaccggaaaaaagttcctccaattctgcgatgaataccacatcagtgtcgattgggccgccgtggTGCACCCCCGCAAGAACGGGCAAATCGAGCGCACGAACGACATGGTCctccaaggcctcaagcctaggatcttcaaccggttgaacaagtttggcagacgatgggtcatggagcttcccatggtgctctggagcctaaggatgacctccagccgggccaccagctacacaccattcttcatggtctacggttctgtgGCTATCCTCCTAACTGACATCgattatggagcaccgagggtcagggcgtatgacaaacagggagccaaggcatccctcaaggatgccatggacaaGCAAGATGAACTGCgcaacattgccctcctccgctcggccaagtaccagcaagtgttGCATCGGTACCACAGCCGTCAAGTGCAGGGTTAGGCCTTCAACATCGAGGACCTAGTGCTCTGCCTCATCcaaagcaacaagaaccgccaaaagctctctccaccgtgggagggaccgtatgtcaTTGCGAAAGTGCtccaaccaggcacctacaagctcaggaCCATCGACGGCAAAGTCcttgtcaatgcctagaacatcaaacagctacgtcgcttttaccttAATTTACAtatgctttctcttatcagtttcgctatcaaccccttgatctttagtgacacctgacccagcaacggtagggggttgggcctcactctggggctgataagagcatatctattcgatagacattctctatgcctgactctttctcacgttaagacctagaagcgagggtcgtggaaacaaacgctgagtaaaactagtcggactgtaagaaacctatgccccagcggcgaTGATGTTttggctcaccagcatgatcagagttttttcccgcaccctgagcttcttaagccttaactacagaaagagtcaaaacgcatttaagagtatatccaccgaGAAAACATTCATTGTGCCTAACCCTCTctcgttaagatctagaagcaaggattgCGGAAACAAatactgagtaaaactagttggactgcaagaaacctatgccccagcggctacggcgtttttgcttaccagcatgatcagagtttgttcacccataCCTCGAGCTTTACGGCCTTAATGAcagaaagggtcggaatgcattaacctttttatacaaaaaggggagaagggctaaaaatctggttggccataacaaaatttaagaacttgtccacttattacgagTTTGCCGCCTGGCTtatttgcctaactaatttcttttgGGGGGACGGTCTCATCGtctatctccataggtaagtcctatgccagtgggtcacccaagtcaacTAGACAGCTCAGGCTGCTGCCGAAagacgggtaaggagcagtagaatgccccatgtgggttatgctgactgcatcatgaacaatggacccagattccactcagacatatctagtaagagctccccaaacccgtcactcgagccattgaggtaagtcctgtgccagcgggtcacccaagtcgatcgaacggcttgggCTACTGTCAAGAGACGGGTAAGGaccagtaggatgccccatgcgggttatgccgaccatgtcacgaacgacagacccgcattccactcgaacatatccggtaagagctccctgaacccgtcacacaagccatcgaggtaactttaccaacacTCATTTTACTTTTctggtgcatgagcattcattcatccattctcatacatccaagcatcgcatatgcaattattgcatcacaatgctttgtGTCACGACACAAAGTGATAgtcgtctcattcaacatgagtgacaatcgaccggggttcgaaggttggcccacgaagggcttgaggccacctcacatcaaacagagctaggggagaaaacgcagatgagccccagcgaccTTTGCTCGAcccgctcagaagtggacagggtcatctcaaccttcttgttcgatcctaacctcgagccatgcccacagaacctccatcgaggagaggccagcgggccacctgaattggtctctggaatgactcgggcatctaccaggaggcgggttaaggagtagtggaatgccacatgagggctatgccaaccacattatgaacgacggacctagattccacttggacatacccattagcgagctcatcgagcgcgacactcgagccatcgaggcaagtgacgttagctcaaccccttcggttgTGGAAACCGCGGACGGGGTGATGATCACAAGGCGAGCTGACCCCTCGATCAGACCCCTACAATGcacgggggctcgagggaagttggactcgtaaggagaccaAACACATGGTCATATAACAAtggctcggatcctagggaggggatacATACAAAAAGTAAGAATAACATTTCTGAAACAAAAAACGCTTTCCCCTACCAGTTTCGCTATCatctcctcaatctttagtgaaacctaacctcagcaatggcaaggggttgggtctcactcgggggctgataagggtatacatataccctttctaaaatactcaccatgcctgaccctttctcacattaaaaactagaggcaaggttttgAGGAAACGAACGCCGAGaaaaactagtcggactgcaagaaacctacgccccagcggctatggcactcttacTTACCAGCATGACTAGAGTTTCCCGCCCACACCTTGAGCTCTACAGTTGtaacaataggaagggtcagaatgcattaacccctttttacatataaaaaggagaaagaacaaatttgttcaaacgaAAAAATAAGCTTGTTTAGACGAAATAGAAGGGTTGGAAGTTGTCTGCTTATTACAAGTGCACCGCCTAACCTATCTAACTAAACTAGTCCCTTGAGGGGATGATCTCACCCTCTATCTTGGCGAAAAGGTCATGCGccaaggggccacctccttctcaatgTCGTCTAGCTCGGCGTCGGTATAGATGGgcacgaagccttggctcatcatcgctagatcaatgttctcataatgagaatgggTAATCATGAACGATTGGTGAATGCCAAAGTGAAGCGCGCTCCTTGCCACATCCTGTGCTCGGTCCGTGATCCGGGTAGCGCGAACTATGAGCGAGCTTGTCTTCTGCTCTGGGGCCAGCTCAAGCTCCTTGCAGACCAGTTGAACGGTGATGCATAGGTTGTTATGTTCatcgctctccttctagagggtgtccttcaccacactgagctccttctctaggctgcggctcttcaccacctctgccctgagcttgtcatcgagacctacccaagtcacgtatcgaccatgtcaaaaggcttaccatggattCCAGGGAGAAAGACAGCAAGGGAAACTAGGGACTTACTGTCCACATCCACCCAAAGGTTGCGCACCTCATCATGCTACCGGGTCACCTCGGCCTCCAAGCATCGTTCCTCTTCTTGGCGTTGCCCGACCTTCGTGGCGAGCCTAGCAAACACGCCCTCGGTtacaacctttaggtccctctctcCCTAGAGCTCATTCTTGAGGTGGCCGATCCACTGCTGAGCGACGGCACGCTCCTGGCGAGCCAGCTCAGTCGCTGTGCGGACCTCCACCATGGCCCGGAGCAAATTGTCCTGCTCCTTCCATAGCCATTTGGCCTCCACGGTGTCCATGTGCACCCTCTAGAtcagggccacgagcttctcctcggcctcacGGGCGTCATCGTGAGTGTCCTTCTCCCTAACTCAGAGGTCGGCCACCTCCTGGGCGGCAGGAGCAAGCTCGACCACCTCCTGATAGGTGGTAGCGAACTGTGCGGTTAGCCCCTTACTCCACCATGTCTCCACAGCAAGGAACTGGGACTTCTCCAGATTGTGGGCCATAAGGATCTacaaagaagacaagacttagaggcctAGAAGGAGAACAAAGGATAGGAAgcacggtcatatcatacctggccaaccgaGATGACAATGTCGCGCATCAAGCTCAACATGGTGGTCAGGGTGCGAATCACgtccccaacctccatgtggatgctcccccattccctctcctctgtcGCTTCATCAAGGGCAGCCACCAGGAGCAGAGACCGAGATGTCCCCGCGCCGACCTCAAGCAGCGCCGACCTCTCTAGTGGTGGCAGCTCCTCTAGAGTGGCTCCTCTAGCGATGGAGGGGCAGGTGACGTGGACACGGACACTTGACCTATCTCCACATCTGTGAAGGATGACTCAGGTGCGTCCCCTTCCATCCACCCAGCCGCAGACATAGCCACCTACATGAACAATGGCTATGGCCATGCCACCTTCGCCTACGATGTCGAGGACACGACCAGCCACGCCGCACCTACCATGGGCACCCTAGACGTGCCCTCCCCCGATGCAGCCATCAGCTACGCCTCCCCAGTCAACACCGTGGCCGCCCCAATGCCACTCGCGCTCACCACTAGCACGGTGCTAGCTGGCTCCTGGCATGTTTGCTTGAGGAGGATCTTCTTCGGAGCGAGCCGCaggagagtcccacgtcctccgacgctgcaagggacatggcGGTCAGTTCGCAGCAAAAATTCATTAGGACAAAAGGATgacaaaaactcttgactcaccttgaTGCCATCATATGAGGATGTTTTGGGGGCGGCTTGCCTAACCCCAACTGCTCCTCATCGGCACGTTGCCACTTCGAGCCCTCCCTCAGCTTGGAGGGCTTGGACACATCAAAACGGCCGCCTCCTGCCGACTCCGAAAGCGCCACTGAGGGCTCGAATAGAGCAGGGCAACCTGTTTCTGTCGGCTCTAGGGCCACCATCGAAGGTCTGGACGAGGCAGGGCGGTTCATTTCTGCTGGCTCTAGGGGCGCGTCCTCCCTCTCCTGCCTTGCAACATGCCACGGGAAGGGCCTCGCCCATGGCGAAGGTGGGTCCTCATCCCCAGTGGCTAGATCATCCCTCGAGATGGGAAACATGGAGCCATCATCTTCcttatcctcctcttcttcttcttcctcctcttcttccgatGAGCCTTGACGCCGCTTCCCTTGCTGCAACTTCGCTCGCTGCTTTGACCGTCATTTCTTCTCCTCATCgtccttctttttcttccactaCTCATCCACGGCATGGTTCATCGCCCTCATGGCTATGTGCTCTAGCAACGGCATGACGGAGTCCTAAAAGACTAACCCCACCGGTAGCTCAATGAAGCCCATGTCTGGCCACATCATGGGATGCCCCGAGATCGAGAACACGGCGTCGGCCTcccccatcgcctccttgatatgCTACGTGACCTTGCTGTTGTGGAGTAGCCCCTGGGCAAGCGTCGTCCCAATGAGCTATGCGTCGTGCATCATATCGAATAGCGGGAGGATGCGTGCCATCAgaggcgccaccctcctcacatgaTACCCCCGATGACGCTAGCCCCACGGAGGTTGTGGGTCTTCAGGAATGtgatggcctcgaggaggtcatgcgtcctcttcttctccttgatgggtggcccccatAGCCATGACGACGGAACCTCTTCGATCAAATGCCTAGAGAAGACAGGCAAGGGTACAATAGGGTCATCCTTCAGGTAGAAAcaatgtgagtgccaccccttgttggatctagagagctggcagggcatgtactcggctGCCCGCTGCCCCCAAAGGTGCATGCccacgcatcccatcggcaccgggGTCTCCcgacctctctccttcttcttcatcaaggagatggagaagaaatatctccagagctcgaagtggggctcgatcccagGTACCCCCaggatcccattggggttcaagTGTTGTAGCTTGATCGGATAATGGTGCAACAGACCCCGGAAGAACGAGTGAGGAGGGACCGCGAGTCTATGCTCATGGAAGAGCGCAAAGGAGATGACATAGCCGTCGAGCGGTGCTGGCGCCTCCTCATGGCCGGGCACAAGCCACTCCACTACATCGATCCTCTTGTGAAGAAGACCAcgcttgatgaggccctccatgcgcgcaTAGGTAACATCAGAGCGATGCcacgaatccatggaggatggaggtggctaCGGAGAAGCAAAGGCGGCGATGGAGGAGTGGaggctatagatctagggctccggtGGTGGACTAGCAAGCACGGCAGATCCGAATGGTGGCAGtggagaaacagagaaggtaaGGCTGTGGTTTTGGTGTAAAGAAACATTAAGGGGaaggccgctatttataaggcGGAGCAGGGTGAGAAGGCGAACCATCTGCCTAGATTCACGCACCCACTGCACCATGTCATGTCACCTCCCTCCAAAGATTGTGCACATGCAATCTCTATTCGCGCCCTCAAAGGACACGCTGGATGATGGTTTGCTCGTTCAATGGGCCAAGAACCATCACAGGTAAGAAAGGATCTAGAGCTAAAAATGTTCCAACGACCCATTTAGGAccaggagttcaaaggctggACAATCGATAGGTTCATAGATGCTCTAGCgcacccttagagcgaggggtagaaagggatgggcccactaagCGGCTAGTACCCGGGCGCACGAGCGTCGTGGGCATcctggcccacgttcgagtcttggttggttcccagtccatggtttttcctcaaagaaaggcaacaaGCCCTTAGAACCAGccaaacggacccaagaactatatggactagCCGCCAAGAGTCTGGAGTcgatcaccagctgacccatgctagacccccGTGAACGGGAAgccggggccccactcggactagcccgttaaatagctcaccgagcaccatgtttcgtccatcatAAAGATGAGCAGACCCTTGACCAGACCCCTGCTgcacgtgggggctcgaggaaagttggactcgcaaggagactgaaCGCACGGTCATAGTACGATGAcagaccgatcggatcctagggaccagaatcaagaaaaatctttccaaCCTCCtgaatcctacggttacatgccccAAAGAAGACTGATCGTCATAAAAGGGAACTGTCGCCCAACCATGACATGCcatgggctacaaaaagaaggccaaggcccttagagtcctgtCCGAAAAagactccaaaggagtattctactcctccgcaagctcaggggctactgtcaggtatcgatattagggatacccaaagcaaggaagttagcgcccatgctGACTTCCTTGGATGGGGCAAGATGTATTAAaaagtctcgcccgaccccaaggccacgggcaccatctcgcccgacctcgaggccacgggctccatctcgcctgaccccaaggccgcgggttccgtctcgcccgacctcgaggtcgtgggctctatcttgcccgacctcaaggctgcgggctccgtcttgcccaacctcgaggccatgggctccgtctcatcTGACC
The nucleotide sequence above comes from Miscanthus floridulus cultivar M001 chromosome 18, ASM1932011v1, whole genome shotgun sequence. Encoded proteins:
- the LOC136524091 gene encoding uncharacterized protein, with translation MVLQGLKPRIFNRLNKFGRRWVMELPMVLWSLRMTSSRATSYTPFFMVYGSVAILLTDIDYGAPRVRAYDKQGAKASLKDAMDKQDELRNIALLRSAKYQQVLHRYHSRQVQG